In Ferroplasma sp., a single window of DNA contains:
- a CDS encoding GNAT family N-acetyltransferase, with amino-acid sequence MMFKKNEQAEKYLIRRGVPGDARGIIECMQSVMDEKIYLVSEYYLLTERGEQERLKNRDDLTLVCEVNGKIVGVTTIQRGMYKKNRHTASMGIAIKRDFRHMNIGTKMIREAISWSKEQGIEKINLEVFSSNVNAIKAYRNLGFEYEGVRRRQFMIGDQYVDDVLMTYFTSTLEDKN; translated from the coding sequence ATGATGTTCAAAAAAAATGAACAGGCAGAAAAATATTTGATAAGACGCGGTGTTCCTGGAGATGCGAGGGGGATAATTGAATGCATGCAGAGTGTAATGGACGAAAAGATCTATCTTGTAAGCGAATACTATCTTTTGACGGAAAGGGGTGAGCAGGAGAGATTAAAAAACCGTGACGACCTCACACTGGTGTGCGAGGTTAATGGAAAGATAGTGGGGGTTACAACCATACAGAGGGGAATGTATAAAAAGAACAGGCACACAGCATCTATGGGAATTGCCATAAAAAGAGATTTCAGGCACATGAATATTGGGACAAAGATGATACGGGAGGCGATTTCATGGTCCAAAGAACAGGGAATAGAGAAAATAAACCTTGAGGTTTTTTCCAGCAATGTAAATGCAATTAAAGCATATAGAAATCTAGGATTCGAATATGAGGGTGTAAGGAGAAGGCAGTTTATGATAGGTGACCAGTATGTCGATGATGTTTTAATGACATATTTTACATCTACCCTGGAGGATAAAAACTAA
- a CDS encoding ABC transporter permease subunit — protein sequence MRGSKVTDILLKYFFIFIGLTIFLFAVYKFVPTSVIKNDFPGNSIEILGINRNVLFQYFYFLHSLVTGNMGYSNTSFYSGTVYSAISITIPETLLFLGVTFAISYTVSYYIGIYSGTVFKTAKIVNMNIFPLLFMYLVSGLILLAVFSGILGWLPSHGILSASSAALNGWVSSTGNSIYTTAPTNIIFIDSIIHGSSSVFLDYLKHTALPFFSLFIPTTVYLSVFISHEASIEYNKKYMRAGITRNAFMDSYTTYIRRGIKSRIMGEVKSVFVIFMGGMAIVSYIFSYMNTGEFAIYSSLNYNYGIMGGIYSFFILAIIVIIFDLFIDIINRGVRNEI from the coding sequence ATGCGAGGGTCAAAAGTAACGGATATTTTACTGAAATATTTTTTTATATTCATAGGTTTAACCATATTTCTATTTGCAGTATACAAATTTGTGCCAACATCTGTGATAAAGAATGACTTCCCTGGAAATTCAATAGAGATACTGGGAATAAATAGAAATGTTCTATTTCAGTATTTTTATTTCCTGCACTCACTGGTAACTGGAAACATGGGATATTCTAACACGTCTTTTTACTCCGGAACAGTGTACAGTGCTATTTCCATAACCATCCCGGAAACATTACTGTTTCTTGGTGTAACCTTTGCCATATCTTACACGGTATCTTATTATATTGGAATTTATTCCGGTACAGTATTTAAAACAGCAAAGATTGTTAACATGAATATTTTCCCGTTACTTTTCATGTATCTGGTTTCAGGGCTGATTCTGCTGGCAGTATTTTCCGGGATACTTGGATGGCTGCCATCACATGGTATACTTTCCGCCAGTTCAGCAGCGTTGAATGGGTGGGTTTCATCCACTGGAAACAGCATATATACCACAGCACCGACAAATATTATTTTCATAGACAGTATTATTCATGGTTCGTCCTCCGTATTTCTAGATTATTTAAAACACACGGCACTTCCATTTTTTTCACTGTTTATTCCAACAACTGTTTATTTAAGTGTTTTTATAAGCCATGAAGCATCAATAGAGTATAACAAGAAGTATATGCGGGCAGGCATCACCAGGAATGCCTTTATGGACAGTTATACAACGTATATAAGGAGAGGCATAAAATCAAGAATTATGGGGGAGGTGAAGTCTGTATTTGTTATATTCATGGGTGGAATGGCAATAGTAAGCTACATATTTTCATATATGAACACAGGAGAATTTGCCATATACTCTTCCCTGAACTATAACTATGGCATAATGGGCGGTATTTACAGCTTTTTTATTCTGGCAATAATAGTAATAATATTTGACCTTTTTATTGATATTATCAACAGGGGAGTGAGAAATGAAATATAA